From Mobula hypostoma chromosome 3, sMobHyp1.1, whole genome shotgun sequence:
TTCCTTTGTATATTTAACAAGTTACTCCCCACGCACGAGTTTAAAACAACGGCAGTACCCGTCGATGTTTTGGAAATGAAAATTGTGTGGTTCTGTTTTCTGTCACTGTGCTGCATTTCTGCATTTGGTACCGTGATCCTGGCTGGTATGGTGTGCGTCGCACCGGGGAGGAAGGCATAGCTCCCAGCCTCACCAGCTCGACCAGTTTTGACCACAGGCCCGGCGCTAAACCCGTTGATCAGACCGTGAGCAGAATCAGACGCTGTGattgtaagacaaaggagcagaattggaccatttggcccatcgagtctgttcctccattccATCGAATCTGACTGATTATTCTCCTTCTCAATCAATTCTCCTGCGTTTGAacccccgactaatcaagaacttaaatCAACCTCCGTtagaaatatacccaatgacttgccctccatagCCGACTGTGACAATGAGTTCcgcatattcaccaccctcctgcTCAAATAATTTGCCCTCATCAGCATTGTAAAGGCTGCATcccctggtcctcgactcccccagtATGGAAGACATCCTCTTCACGTCGAATCTCACTTGCCCTTTGAATATTCGACAGGTTTTAATGAGAATTTCCCCTCcctccaattcttctaaactctaacgaCTGGAGAAAGAAAGCCGAGCAGTAGATTTAAAATGTAGGGGAAGCGGAGAGAAAACACATGggtgatcggtgaaacctgaAGTGGGAGGTATGAAGTAAAGagccaggaagttgattggtgaaagagctgcgggagaaaggggaagagataggagaggacagaaggcaattggaagaaagaaatgggggCGAGGAACCAGAGGGatgcgatgggcgggcaaggggATGAGCTGAGAGGCGGAAAATGGGATACGGATAGTGAAGgacgtggggggaggggggcattaccggaagttcgagaaatccagtaataccatcaggttggaggctgatgGAATGTAAAgggttgttcctccagcctgagtatgGCCTCGCCACGACACTagatgaggccatggacagacatatcagaatgggaacgggaagtggaattaaaatgggcggccactgggagatctcactttttctgtCAGACGGAACGCAGGTGCTCCACGTAGCGGTCTCCCATtctacgtcgggtctcgctgATATACAGAAGACCAtgccgggagcactggacacagtatatgaccccgacatactcaaaggtgaagtgtcgctCAACTGCAAGGACTACTTGGGACCCTGAatagcagtgagggaggaggtgcgggggcaggtgtagcacctgttccgtTTGCAAGGGTAAGtatcaggaggaagatcagtagcgagggacgaatagacaagggagttgcatagggagcgattcttgtggaaagcagaaagtgggggttcagggagggaaaaatgtgcttgctGGTGGGTTCCCGTTGGAAGATGGCTGACGTTGCGGATATtcatgtgctggatgcggaggctggcggggttgtaggtgaggacaagaggaaccctatccctggtggggtgacgggaggatggggtgagggcatacgtgcgcaaaatggaagagatgcagtcgagggcagcgttgatggtggaggaagggaacacCCCTTCTTTGAAAAAGGGAAatatctccttcgttctggaatgaaaataaTCTTCCTGAGAGCAGTTGCGGCAAGacggagaaattgagagaagggaatggcgtttttacaagtaacagggtgggaggatCTGTAGAATCTGTAGAGATTCTCTTGTtcagaatattccaagtgtggtctgataaGTGGCTGTAAAGCCTGGGCATTACCTCCTTGCTCATATCTTACTGTCCTCTCGAAATAAGTGCTAAGAGGGACATTTGTGTTCCTTACCTccgactcaacatgcaagttaacatttagtgAATAGTGCATGAGGGCTCCAAATTCATTTAACACCTTTGATTTCTGGATTTTATCCTCGTTGAGCAAAAAGGTGTACGctattattccttctaccaaagtgcatgatcatgcatttcccTACGCTATATTCCATCAGTCATTTCTTTGCTATTCTCCTGATAAAGCTCAgcccatctgcagatttcctgctcCCTCTGCACTACCTGTCGCTCTCTGTATTGGCCACAAAGCCCTCAATTTCGtcttccaaattattgacatacactGTAAAGAGAAGCGCTCGCAACGCTGACCCTTGTGGAATGGCACGAGtgaccagcagtcaaccagaaaaacaTTCCCTTTATTCCAGTGTTTGCCTTCTGACAAATCTTTTATCAGAggatcttctatccatgcaagCATCTTTCTTGTTATAACGTGTTGGAAACTTCGCCTCCTCAGCGGGAGCGCTATCGAGCACGGGGATCACGTTTAACAAGGGCTCAACTCCCCTTCCCCTTTACTGCTACTCCCACCTTATGACACCCCAAACACCTCCTACCGGACCTGCAATACCAGATGTGCTGGTCACCCAGCGAAGACACCGAGCTCGAAATGAAGATTGGGACACTGGGAAGTGCATGTTTCACAGATTTATTCAGCCGGATTCGTTCACGTACACCTCAACCTCGCACATGGTCAGGATGCCGGTGCCACCCAGGAGAACGGTGACAAACCGACCTTTCATGCAATTGCATTTTAGAACAGCGGTGTCTCCGGCTCCCAGCGCACTGATCACCCCACAactggaaggaaaaaaaaagtaacGCAGTGTTCTGTAAACGGCAGTAGGTACACTCTCGCCCTCGGTCCAAAGGCCGCGGTTCGGCTGCAGGGAATTGGCGGACGTACGTGCAGGATACTACAGCAACAGCCCTCCCTTTGAGTTAACCGTAGAGACTGACACACAGACCACCCGCCCATAGACACAGTGCAAAGTGACACCCAACGCAGGAATCCAGCCGCAGGCTACAGAAACGGACCAGAGTCCACGTCCAGAGAGATTTCACACATGCACAAGCCCCACGAGCGGCATCCGCCCACTGAGACCTCTGCAATCGAATCGACCCCACCCACTGATAACCTTCACTCCATAGCGCTTCTCAACTGAGTTTCCGCGTGAGGTCGCGAGGGGTTCAGCGAAAGAGCATCATTTTTTTAAAGCATTGCTTTTTGAACTCGTAGCGGTGACAAATGACCTAGCAGCCCCGTTAGCAATCTCATTAGAGATCTCTCATCCAGTATGGCAATGCGCAGTAGGGCCGTGTTTATTTGTTTGAGTACATTCTCAATTTTTAACGGGAGATGGGGGaaggccattgataattggtgagagctatattgcacggaggggaggacggtaggctgatgaggagtgAATAAGCGGAAATcttaaaatgtttccactgcttcTTGAACttaagagtgaggaaggatatcagaaagtctccaGTATTATTGAAAACAACCtgcaagaactgcagaacaaaattgagcaATATTTCCCTCCCTTTCAACACCAGTGAATAAATGTGTGACTCTTTCTCTAAACCTTCCACTAAGCCTCACAACTTGACTATGAGAGAAGAGAAGAACTTTGCGAGCAGCAGTCTGATGATGATATTTCCTGACCCGTCCCTGTAccagttctggatttctgtgaaagcagAGTAGCTGCCATTCGGAGGAAAACAGTAAGTGTTTTGCTGTGTTTTCAGCTTCTTACATTTGGAGGCATTCATTTTCTTGGGTTGAAATCGATTCATTTCAGAAGCATAGTTTTCACAAACTGGTCCTAGGAAAGGTGGCCTGCAAAAAGTTCAGTAACAGACTTAGGAGAGCAAGACTagaacatgagaaggccttggcgagtaggattaaggaaaagcctAAGATGTCACACATATGTGTAAAGCACAGGAAGATGAATATAAtcagggtaggaccactcaaggaaaAACTGGTAGACATGTGCTGCAGTCAAAGGGTCTAAGGGAGGACCTTAATGAAtatcttgcttcagtattcacctgtGAGACGCGACATGAACAATGTGTGGTCAGCCTAGCATAGCCTAATGTGCTGGAGTATGCTGAGGTTAGAAAAGATACaatgttgcagcactggagatACATTAGGATAAATAAGACTCTGGCCTGAAAACGAAATATCCCAAGTTTCTAGGAGCAGCGAGGGAAGAGGTTGCTGCGGCGTTGGCGATGACTTTTGCGGCTTATTTAACTGCAGAGTTCGTGTCAGAGGATTCGAGGACATACCTTTGATCAAAAAGGGTAAGAGagaaaatcctgggaattatagaccagagcGTCTTTCAGTCATTTGTGAGCAAACTGGTGGAGAGGATTCTTTGTGACGGGACTGACGAGCATTTGAAGAATGGTTAACAAGCCAGGTTTTTTTCTTCGAGGAAGAGACAAAACAAACTGATGAATGCAGAGCGGTGGATGTTTATACAGCTGAAGTCAGAAGCTTACATACACCTGAgcaaaatacatttaaactcagtttttcacaattcctgacttTTACTCCTAGAAAACGTTCCCTGTCtcaggtcagttaggatcactactttattttaagaatgtgaagtgtcagaataatagtagagagaatgatttatttcggcttttatttttttcatcactttcccagtaggtcagaagtttgcatacactttgttagcatctgatagcattgcctttaaattgtttaacgtGGGTCCATCCTTTTGTGTTCGCCTTCCACAAGCTTTTCACAGTAAGTTACTGGAATCTTGTTTCATTCCTTCAGACAGAGCTGGTTAACTgcgtcaggtttgtaggcctccttgctcgcacgcACCTTTTCTGTTCTGCCCACacattttctatcagattgaggtcagggctttgtgatggcctcTCCAATACCTttactttgttgtccttaagcaattttgccacaactttggaggtacgTTTGGGGTTATTGtctatttggaagacccatttgcgaccggtctttaacttcctggctgatgtcttgagatgttgcttcaatatatccacataattttccttcctcatgatgccatctattttgtgaagtgcaccagtccctcctgcaacaaagcacccccacaacatgatgctgccacccccatgcttcacggttgggatggtgttcttcggcttgcaagcctcacccttttcactccaaacataacgatggtcattatggccaaacagatcaatttttgtttcatcagaccagaggacattcctccaaaaagtaagatctttgtccccatgtgcacttgcaaactgtagtctggcttttttatggtgaTTTTGGAGcaatggcttcttccttgctgagcagcctttcaggttacgttgatataggactcgttttactgtggataaaatacctgtctacctgtttcctccagcatcttcacaaggtcctttgccgttgttctgggattgatttgcactttttgcaccaaagtacgttcatctctaggagacagaatgtgtctccttcctgagcagtatgacggctgcgtggtcccatggtgtttatacttgtgtactattgtttgtacagatgaacgtggtaccttcaggcggttagaaattgctcccaaggatgaaccggACTTGACataattttctgacctcaatcccgtagaaaatttgagggcagaactgaaaaagtgtgtgcaagcaaggaggcctacaaacctgactcagttaaccagctctgtctggaggaatggaacaaaattacaGCAACTTAccgtgagaagcttgtggaaggctacccaaaacgtttgacccaagttaaacaatttaaaggcaacgctaccaaatactaacaaagtgtatgtaaacgtCTGACCCACTGAGAAACTGATGAGAGGACTAAATGCTGCAATAAataattctctctactattattctgacatttcacattcttgaaataaagtagtgatcctaactgatctaagacagggaatattttctacgattaaatgtcaggaattgtgaaaaattaagtttaaatatatttggccaaggtgtatgtaaacttctgacttcaactgtacgtGGAATTTAGTGAGGTGTAGAACAAGGTTTCATGGAAGTCTCATCTTGAGAGTCATGAGTCATGGGATCGACGGAATCTAGATTGCGTGGATGCAGGATTGACGAACCCAGAAGACAGATGGTATTTGTAAGTGCAGAATATTCTGGAGTTCTGTGACCTTTGGTTctagactttttttttctttgcctgtgtcagctgtgtgtgtgtctgcgtctgtGTCAGCtgtctttctgtgtgtgtgtgtgtgtgtgtgtgtgtgtgttacagtctGGCAATTCAGTCGTCAAGCTCAGTGACCCACTAAAATGAGGAAGTACACGTCACGCCTTAAAGGCGGAGAAGGCAAACAATGAGTATAAGGAAAATGAGGAACCTCACAGAACATCTGGAGAAGACCTGCACTGCCAGATATTCCTTTTAAACTACGTCCTGCCACCCAACTATCCTCCCAATATTCACCCTACCAAATTGAGACTGACTGACGTGATTGTAACTCGTGGGGGTAGACGGCAGAGGAGATTGTCCAGGATTTTTCCCGGGATGGACCGTTTCAATTATGCAGAGCTACTGGGAAGACTAGACTTGTTTCTTTGGGCGGGGGGAGGCTGATGATGGAATTTATTGAGAAATACAAAGTGGCCTCAGTAGTACTGTAATGGTTAGAGCGACGCTGTTGCCGCTTGCGGCGTTCCGCAGTTCGGAATTTATTGCCGATGTCGTCAGTAAGGCCTTCGTAAGTTCTCTCAGTGAACCGCGAGTGATTCAAGCGGGAGCAACACTTtgctcccagagtccaaagacgtgTCGGTTaataggttacttggtcattgtaaattgccttgggctagtgttaaataggtggataACTGGGCAGTGCTGATCATTTGGTATCAGGGGCCTATTCCGTGTTGAATCTCTTAATGAAGTACAATTATGAGGGGCAGAGGCAGTGTCGATATGAGGGAACCCTTCTCCAGAAAGGTGGAGAAGGTAAGAGTATCGGGGGTGGGTAAATGTGTGCGGAAATCTCAGGGACAGATACACCTCCCCAGAGAGAGGCTGTTATCTAAGGGGATGGTGGAGGTAGAGTTTCTCACGGCGCTGAATAAGTATCTGGATATTCACCTAAAGTGTCGCGAAGGGTATGGGGCAAGTTCTGGTGACCTGGATGAGTACAGACGGCAAGGACCGAATCACCTGGTCCGTGGTGACTCTACGACTACATTACACTGTACCAACCTCCGGCTTACAGATCCAGCTGGGGCTTTCCCCGGTATCCCCTGTATATCAAGAAATTCCGACCCCCGGCGCACTTACACTTTGCCACTGCTGTGCTGATGCGGAGAATTGCCGATAATGACCGTTGCGTTTCTGAAGCGATCCCAGCAGCAGTCGCCCCTATTCGTGATCTTCACCACAAACACAGCAACCTCGTCGAAAAGGTCAACACTCCACCACGGCCGTGCTTGATGCAATGTGTGAGTGCACGAATGTCTGTGGTAGTTAGTATCTCTATTCCCGTCGATGGCTCTGTCCGCCACTCCGCCATGTCCAGTGCTGGACTGGGTGGCCTTTCCTCGGAGCGCCACATTCCCTACAAACACAAAACGCCACCAGTGCGTGTCGTACTAGAACGGAAACTCGTTCCACAACTGACGGAGATTCAGAAAACACggaacataaaacacagaaatccacaatgttgtgccgaccacgcaACCTGCTCTCGAGacatagccgtctatttttctaagcactaTATAccaatctaagaggctcttaaaagagcctattgtatccacttccaccactgccactggcagcgcattccacacactcaacactctctgtgtgaaaaacttacccctgacatccctgtcggtacctatttccaagcaccttaaaactatgctcccttgtgttagtcatttcaaccctgggaaaaagcctctgactatccacacgatcaatgcctctcaccatcttacacacctctatcaggtcacctctcatccccggtcgctccaaggagaaaaggccgagttcactcaacctactttcagaaggcatgctccccaatccaggcaacatccttgtaaatctcctctgcaccctttctatggcttccacgtccttcctgtactgaggtgaccagaactgaacacagcactccaaatggggtctgaccaagctctcatatagctgtaacattaccttacggctcttgaactcaattccacggtttatgaaggccaatgcaccatacaccttcttaacaacactatcaacctgcgcaacagatttgagtgtcttatggacacggaccccaagatcccgcagAAAAGCTACACTCCCAAaggatcttaccattaatattatattctgtcttcaaatttgaactACCAAAAGAAACCActtcgcacttatctgggttgatgtCCATCTGGCAGTTCTCAGCCCACATCTGCATCGTATCgacgtcccgctgtaacctctgacaaccctccagactatttaCAATACTCTcaacctttgtttcatcagcaaactaacTACCCCATGCTTCTACTACTTTATCcagatttttttaataaaaatcacaaagactgataaagacaaatgtaggtcccctgcaaacagaaacaggtgaattgattatggggagcaaggacatggcagaccaattgaataattactttggttctgtcttcactaaggaggacataaataatcttccagaaatagtaagggacagagggtccagtgagatggaggaactgagcgaaatacatgttagtagggaagtggtgttaggtaaattgaagggattgaaggcagataaatccccagggccagatggtctgcatcccagagtgcttaaggaagtggcccaagaaatagtggatgcattagtgataatttttcaaaactcgttagattctggactagttcctgaggattggagggtggctaatgtaaccccactttttaaaaaaggagggagagagaaaccggggaattataggccggttagcctaacgtcggtggtggggaaactgctggagtcagttatcaaggatgtgataacagcacatttggaaagcggtgaaatgatcggacaaagtcagcatggatttgtgaaaggaaaatcatgtctgacgaatctcatagaattttttgaggatgtaactagtagagtggataggggagaaccagtggatgtggtatatttggattttcaaaaggcttttgacaaggtcccacataggagattagtgtgcaaacttaaagcacacggtattgggggtaaggtattggtgtgggtggagaattggttagcagacaggaagcaaagagtgggaataaacgggaccttttcagaatggcaggcggtgactagtggggtaccgcaaggctcagtgctgggaccccagttgtttacaatatatattaatgacttggatgagggaattaaatgcagcatctccaagtttgcggatgacacgaagctgggtggcagtgttagcagtgaggaggatgctaagaggatgcagggtgacttggataggttgggtgagtgggcaaactcatggcagatgcaatttaatgtggataaatgtgaagttatccactttggtggcaaaaataggaaaacagattattatctgaatggtggccgattaggaaaaggggaggtgcaacgagacctgggtgtcattatacaccagtcattgaaagtgggcatgcaggtacagcaggcggtgaaaaaggcgaacggtatgctggcatttatagcgagaggattcgagtacaggagcagggaggtactactgcagttgtacaaggccttggtgagaccacacctggagtattgtgtgcagttttggtcccctaatctgaggaaagacatctttgccatagagggagtacaaagaaggttcaccagattgattcctgggatggcaggtctttcatatgaagaaagactggatgaactgggcttgtactcgttggaatttagaagattgaggggggatctgattgaaacgtataagatcctaaagggattggacaggctagatgcaggaagattgttcccgatgttggggaggtctagaacgaggggtcacagtttgaggatagaggggaagccttttaggaccgaggttaggaaaaacttcttcacacagagagtggtgaatctgtggaattctctgccacagcaaactgttgaggccagttcattagctatgtttaaaaggaagttagatatggcccttgtggctacaggggtcagggggtatggagggaaggctgggttctgagttggatgatcagccatgatcataataaatggcggtgcaggctcgaagggccgaatggcctactcctgcacctattttctatgtttctaaaaagggtcccagaacagatccctgcagaacaccactgatcgccgacctccatgtagaatacgaACCATATTCAACCACACTTTCCCTGCTGtgaacaagccaattctggatccacaaagcaaggtctccttggatcccatgcctccttactttgtgTATGAGCCTCATCAAatactttactgaaatccatatacactacatccactgctctaccttcatcaatgtgttttgttacacccACAAAGTACTCAATCaggctcatagaaacatagaaaacctacggcacaatacaggcccttcggcccacaaagctgtgcctgacatgtcccgaccttagaaATGACTAGCCtgacccatagccctcaatttttctaagctccatgtacctatccaaaagtcttttaaaagaccctatagtatccgcctccaccaccattgccggcagcctattccacgtactcacctctctgcgtaaaaaacttactcctgacatctcctctgtacctactccccagcaccttaaacctgtgtcctcttgtgaccACCATAaaagccctggggaaaagcctctgactatctacaatgcctctcatcatcacttccagctctatcaggtcacctctcatcgccCGTTgcgccaaggagaaaagaccaatttcactcaacctactttcatgaggcatgcttcccaatccaggcaacatccttgtaaatctcctctgcagcctttctatagtttccacatccttcctgtagtgagcgaccagaactgagcgcagtactccaagtggggtctgaccaaggtccgatatagctgcaacattacttctcagctgttaaactcaatcccaagattgatgaaggccaattaaGGAACGACCTTCCCTTCTGCCCTTCTGAAACTCATGCTGGTTATCACTAGATAGATTATTTCTATCcaaaatcctgcctctcgggatcttctccatcaacttgcgccaccccccccccccccagctactgaagtcagactcgctggtctataatttcctgggttatatctactccctttcttgaacgagtgaacaacatttgcaacctacCCACAGAGTCTGGTCCTGCGGCTCAGAAGCGTAGGGAAAGGAAGtggaaggcagcagtgataggggattctacagCTAGAGGGTCAgacaggaaagaaacgcggatggtagctTGTCTTCTAGGTGCCAGGATCTGGGATGCTTCtaatcgcgtccaagatatcctgaggtgggaaggagaacagccagagatcttggtacatattggtaccaacgacataggcaggtaaagtgaggaggtcctgaaagcagactacagggagttaggacgggagttgagaagcaggaccacaaaggtagtaatctcaggattacagcctgtgccacgcgacagtgagtataggaatagagtgaggtggaggataagtgcgtggctgagggattggagcaggaggtaggaattcagatttctggatcattgggacccttTTGGGGCAGACGTGACTTGTACCAAAAGGACTTGTACCaaaagaaacaggaaaggtatggcctatattagtgggattgtattacagaccacccaatagtcatcgagacttggaagagcaaatctgcagagagatagcaggcaactgcaggaaacataaagttgtggtggtaggggatattaattttccatacattgactcccatactgttaggggtctagatggtttagagtttgtaaaatgtgttcaggaaagttttctaactcaatatatagagggaccaactagaggggatgcaatattggatctcctgttaggaaacgaattagggcaagtgacagaagtctgtgcaggggagcactttggttccagtgatcataacaccattagtttcaatttgatcatggacaaggatagatctggtcctggggttgaggttctgaactggaagaaggccaaatttgaagaaatgagaaaggatctaaaaagcgtggattgggataggttgttccctggcaaagatgtgattggtaggtgggaagctttcaaaggggaaattttgagagtgcagagtttgtatgttcctgtcaggattaaaggcaaattgaataggaataaggaaccttggttctcaatggatattgcaac
This genomic window contains:
- the LOC134344609 gene encoding fucolectin-4-like → MKTAVWIILAVCWIAGAQKCGNVALRGKATQSSTGHGGVADRAIDGNRDTNYHRHSCTHTLHQARPWWSVDLFDEVAVFVVKITNRGDCCWDRFRNATVIIGNSPHQHSSGKVCGVISALGAGDTAVLKCNCMKGRFVTVLLGGTGILTMCEVEVYVNESG